The Manihot esculenta cultivar AM560-2 chromosome 1, M.esculenta_v8, whole genome shotgun sequence genome has a window encoding:
- the LOC110611914 gene encoding BTB/POZ and MATH domain-containing protein 2 codes for MGKILREATKNSSSSSSLASNSTTTSTSITDTVNGSHQFKITGYSLSRGLGIGKYIASDTFNVGGYSWAIYFYPDGKSVEDNATYVSLFIALASEGTDVRALFELTLLDQSGKERHKVHSHFGRTLESGPYTLKYRGSMWGYKRFFKRTLLESSDYLKEDCLQVHCSLGVVRSHTEGPKTYSIPVPPSNIGWHFGQLLESGKGTDVNFEVDGEVSSAHKLILAARSPVFWAQLFGPMKDQNTQLIKVEDMEAPVFKALLHFIYWDTLPDLEELTGLNSKWASALMSQHLLAAADRYGLDRLKLLCEANLCEDVAINTVATTLALAEQHHCFQLKAVCLKFVAMSENLRAVMQTDGFEYLKESCPSVLTELLEYVARVGEHSVILCKHRSEAVIDGSDLNGRRVKQRL; via the exons ATGGGAAAGATTCTTAGAGAAGCCACCAagaactcttcttcttcctcttccttgGCGTCTAATTCGACGACGACTTCCACGTCGATCACGGACACGGTGAACGGTTCCCACCAGTTCAAGATAACGGGTTACTCTTTATCCAGAGGATTGGGGATCGGGAAATATATTGCGTCGGATACGTTTAATGTAGGGGGTTACTCTTGGGCGATTTATTTTTATCCAGATGGGAAGAGCGTCGAGGATAATGCCACTTACGTTTCTTTGTTTATAGCGTTGGCCAGTGAAGGTACAGATGTAAGGGCGCTTTTCGAGTTGACACTTTTGGATCAGAGTGGGAAGGAGAGGCATAAGGTTCATAGCCATTTTGGGAGGACGCTTGAGAGCGGGCCTTACACGCTTAAATATCGTGGCAGCATGTG GGGATACAAAAGGTTCTTCAAAAGAACGCTTTTGGAGTCATCGGACTACCTCAAAGAGGATTGCCTTCAAGTTCACTGTAGTTTAGGTGTTGTTAGGTCACACACAGAAGGACCTAAGACTTATTCTATACCAGTACCACCATCTAACATAGGCTGGCATTTTGGACAACTATTGGAAAGTGGAAAGGGGACCGATGTAAATTTTGAAGTTGATGGAGAAGTTTCTTCTGCTCACAAATTGATACTTGCTGCTCGATCACCCGTGTTTTGGGCCCAACTTTTTGGTCCAATGAAGGATCAGAATACCCAGTTAATAAAAGTTGAAGACATGGAGGCTCCAGTTTTTAAG GCTTTACTTCATTTTATATACTGGGACACTCTACCTGACCTGGAAGAGCTTACTGGTTTGAACTCAAAGTGGGCCTCAGCTTTGATGTCTCAGCATCTTCTTGCAGCAGCTGATAGGTATGGTTTGGACAGGCTCAAACTGCTTTGCGAGGCCAATCTCTGTGAGGATGTGGCAATAAATACAGTGGCAACTACACTAGCCTTGGCAGAGCAGCACCATTGTTTCCAGCTGAAGGCTGTGTGTCTCAAATTTGTTGCAATGTCAGAAAATTTGAGAG CTGTGATGCAAACAGATGGCTTTGAATATTTGAAGGAAAGCTGCCCGTCAGTCCTTACAGAACTCTTGGAGTACGTGGCTAGGGTGGGTGAACACTCCGTAATATTATGTAAGCATCGGAGTGAAGCTGTCATTGATGGCAGTGACCTGAATGGGAGGCGGGTGAAGCAAAGGTTATAG